Proteins from one Thermosipho japonicus genomic window:
- a CDS encoding chemotaxis protein CheW, which translates to MELKVLTFVLGDEEFAIDIMKVDRVKEYEKTTKLPNSKDYVEGIINLMGEVIPIINLRKKFMLEDFQDKEKSKIIVIRFEENGKKMGFLVDDVKEVITLSGDQIDQTPEYSGVSAEFLLGIAKLENRMILILDVEKVLKKEEKLAIENMIK; encoded by the coding sequence ATGGAATTAAAAGTTTTAACTTTTGTTTTAGGAGATGAAGAATTTGCTATTGATATTATGAAAGTAGATAGGGTAAAAGAATATGAAAAAACCACTAAACTGCCAAATTCCAAAGATTATGTTGAAGGAATCATCAATCTCATGGGTGAAGTTATCCCCATTATTAACCTTCGTAAAAAGTTCATGTTAGAAGATTTCCAAGATAAGGAAAAATCAAAAATAATAGTTATTAGATTTGAAGAAAATGGTAAAAAGATGGGTTTTCTAGTTGACGATGTAAAAGAAGTTATTACATTAAGCGGCGATCAAATAGATCAAACGCCAGAATACAGCGGAGTATCTGCTGAATTCTTGCTTGGAATTGCTAAACTTGAAAATAGGATGATTTTAATTTTAGATGTTGAAAAAGTACTGAAAAAAGAAGAAAAACTTGCCATTGAAAATATGATCAAATAA
- the priA gene encoding replication restart helicase PriA — protein MYDKINIESKNNEVIFLLYQVALSNSSLKKTFYCQSNIPLEKGERIIVKFKGKKTIGYVLEEVNNSFNKDKDTLVFQSKLDGKSFLRSWLVDALKDAALYYNTPVGKLFDLCFPKGIENYFVEKVKFNNPLYGFEEFTLNEFINKFGERKLQQFLKDGTISVFKDFKLKVPTPRKEIYLELKADLKEVSTKRLTEKQKKVIDYLFLNKIVSYKELKELLDINKDVILQLKRKKLIEIYENIPEKIKKVVLNEEQEKAVEEVVKSKSKVLLHGVTGSGKTEVYLSVIERLNTKVLYLVPEVSLIEQTLSRIYSRFSDLKVEVYHSYLTKSQKVDVWLKAIKGQIDVLVGTRSAFFIPHNYELIIVDEAHDESYYQDGEVVYDINYLADKFPGPVIFGSATPRLDHYLKAKENNMKICKLTKRYGAHLPDVEIINMKKEEKVTYHLSKKLVDEIKNELDNSKSVMLFVRRKGYSLIMCTNCGHVVKCPSCEVALTYHKSNEKLKCHICGYETEVISTCPVCGSIMLLEKGAGTERIEKEIQNLFPARNISRVDTEVIQDYRLFQKILKGLYNGELNILVGTKMITKGLDVPTVNLIGVIDIDAIQSLPDYNSALNLFRLIVQVVGRSGRKEKGKALIQTYDPESLVLEYAVKQDVEGYYDYELKQRRALNYPPFVDIIQVVVYSNEKESGFKNAEKMVEELKKHNIQILGPTEFFIPKIRNLYLHHYIIKTNKVLKVNQTLNDILVKFPAKVSIRVNPPSLYFI, from the coding sequence TTGTATGATAAAATAAACATAGAATCAAAAAATAATGAGGTGATTTTTCTGTTATATCAAGTAGCTTTGTCAAATTCCTCTTTAAAGAAAACTTTTTACTGTCAATCAAACATACCATTGGAAAAAGGAGAAAGAATTATAGTAAAGTTTAAAGGGAAAAAAACAATAGGATATGTTTTGGAGGAAGTTAATAACAGTTTCAATAAAGATAAAGATACATTAGTTTTTCAATCAAAGCTAGATGGGAAGAGTTTTTTAAGAAGCTGGTTAGTTGATGCTTTGAAAGATGCAGCGCTTTATTATAACACGCCTGTTGGAAAGCTTTTTGATTTATGTTTTCCAAAAGGAATAGAAAATTACTTTGTTGAAAAGGTAAAATTTAATAATCCTCTTTATGGTTTTGAAGAGTTTACGTTGAATGAATTTATAAATAAATTTGGTGAAAGAAAATTACAACAATTTTTAAAAGATGGAACAATATCTGTGTTTAAGGATTTTAAATTGAAAGTTCCCACCCCAAGAAAAGAAATTTATTTGGAGTTAAAAGCAGATTTAAAAGAGGTTAGCACTAAAAGATTGACAGAGAAGCAGAAAAAAGTAATTGACTATCTTTTCTTAAATAAAATCGTTTCTTATAAAGAATTAAAAGAGCTTTTAGATATTAATAAAGATGTAATTTTGCAACTTAAAAGGAAAAAATTAATTGAAATATATGAGAATATTCCAGAAAAGATTAAAAAAGTTGTTCTTAATGAGGAACAAGAGAAAGCTGTTGAAGAGGTTGTTAAGAGTAAGTCCAAAGTATTGTTACATGGTGTTACAGGTAGTGGTAAAACAGAAGTATATCTTTCAGTTATAGAAAGGCTAAATACAAAAGTTTTATATCTTGTTCCAGAAGTATCACTAATAGAACAAACACTTTCTAGAATTTATTCTAGATTCTCAGATTTGAAAGTAGAAGTTTATCATAGCTATTTAACAAAAAGTCAAAAGGTGGATGTTTGGCTAAAGGCCATAAAAGGACAAATTGATGTTTTGGTTGGTACAAGAAGTGCATTTTTTATACCTCATAATTATGAATTAATAATCGTCGATGAAGCGCATGATGAAAGTTATTATCAAGATGGTGAAGTAGTGTACGATATAAATTATCTTGCCGATAAGTTCCCTGGTCCAGTTATTTTTGGAAGTGCAACACCAAGGCTTGATCATTATTTAAAGGCAAAAGAGAATAATATGAAAATTTGTAAGTTAACAAAGAGATATGGAGCACATCTTCCTGATGTTGAAATTATAAATATGAAGAAAGAGGAAAAAGTAACATATCATCTTTCTAAAAAACTTGTAGATGAAATAAAAAACGAATTAGATAATTCAAAGAGTGTAATGTTATTTGTAAGGAGAAAGGGTTACTCACTTATTATGTGTACAAATTGTGGTCACGTAGTAAAGTGTCCAAGTTGTGAAGTTGCCTTGACTTATCATAAATCTAATGAAAAGTTGAAATGTCATATATGTGGTTATGAAACAGAAGTTATATCGACTTGCCCAGTATGTGGTTCAATAATGCTTTTAGAAAAGGGCGCCGGAACTGAAAGAATAGAAAAGGAAATTCAAAATCTTTTTCCTGCAAGAAATATTTCGCGAGTTGATACTGAAGTTATTCAAGATTATAGATTATTTCAAAAAATTTTGAAGGGTCTATACAATGGAGAACTTAATATTTTAGTAGGAACAAAGATGATAACAAAAGGTTTGGATGTTCCTACTGTTAATTTAATTGGAGTAATTGATATTGATGCGATTCAAAGCTTGCCAGATTATAATTCCGCTCTTAATTTGTTTAGGCTTATTGTACAAGTTGTTGGTCGTTCAGGAAGAAAGGAAAAAGGTAAAGCGTTAATTCAGACATATGATCCTGAAAGTTTGGTACTAGAATATGCCGTTAAACAAGACGTTGAAGGTTATTATGACTATGAATTAAAACAGAGGAGGGCTCTCAATTACCCTCCATTTGTTGATATTATTCAAGTTGTTGTTTATTCTAATGAAAAGGAAAGTGGATTTAAAAATGCAGAGAAAATGGTTGAAGAGCTAAAAAAACACAATATACAAATCCTTGGACCAACTGAATTTTTTATTCCAAAAATAAGAAATTTATATTTACATCATTATATAATCAAAACAAATAAAGTGCTAAAGGTAAATCAAACTTTAAACGATATATTGGTTAAATTTCCAGCGAAAGTTAGTATAAGGGTCAATCCACCATCATTGTATTTTATTTGA
- a CDS encoding SDH family Clp fold serine proteinase produces the protein MGDLFTIIFQIFWMVLIISSFAPLFKSLSLHSSRDGLIRAIEKKRGSRVITLIHREESINFFGLPIRRYIDIEDSEELIRAIKMTPNDMPIDLIIHTPGGLVLAAEQIANALKKHKGKVTVFVPHYAMSGGTLIALAADEIVMDENAVLGPIDPQLGQYPAASILSVVEKKDINEIDDQTLILADVAEKAMKQMKEYATNLLKEKYEENAEELADKLVSGYWTHDYPITVEKARELGLKVSTNMPNEIYLLMSLYKQSGKRRPSVNYVPVDYRVFKDNQK, from the coding sequence ATGGGTGATTTATTTACTATTATTTTTCAAATTTTTTGGATGGTATTGATTATTTCAAGTTTTGCACCATTATTTAAAAGTTTGTCTTTGCATTCTTCAAGAGATGGGTTAATAAGAGCTATTGAGAAAAAAAGAGGAAGTAGAGTTATAACATTGATACATAGGGAAGAGTCTATCAATTTCTTTGGTCTTCCTATTCGAAGGTATATAGATATAGAAGATTCCGAAGAATTGATAAGGGCTATTAAGATGACTCCAAATGATATGCCAATAGATTTAATCATTCATACTCCAGGTGGTCTAGTATTAGCTGCTGAGCAAATTGCAAATGCTTTGAAAAAGCATAAAGGGAAAGTAACTGTATTTGTTCCACATTATGCCATGTCTGGTGGGACTTTAATAGCTTTGGCGGCTGATGAAATTGTAATGGATGAAAATGCAGTTCTTGGACCAATTGATCCACAGCTTGGACAATACCCGGCTGCTTCTATTTTGTCTGTTGTTGAGAAGAAAGATATAAACGAAATAGATGATCAAACGTTAATTTTAGCAGATGTAGCAGAAAAAGCAATGAAGCAAATGAAAGAATACGCAACTAATCTTTTAAAAGAAAAATATGAAGAAAATGCTGAAGAGTTAGCTGATAAACTTGTAAGCGGTTATTGGACACATGATTATCCAATTACAGTGGAAAAAGCTAGAGAACTTGGATTAAAGGTTTCTACGAATATGCCAAATGAGATTTATTTGCTTATGAGCCTTTATAAACAATCAGGAAAGAGAAGACCTTCTGTAAATTATGTGCCTGTTGATTATAGGGTGTTTAAAGACAATCAAAAGTGA
- a CDS encoding thiamine pyrophosphate-dependent enzyme translates to MALNIMQLATMFADKHPGITSGHRLCPGCAAPNVAKFALMTAEALGYTPVVGFATGCMEVSTTIYPYTAWNVPYIHNAFENAAATVSGVETAYRALLKKGRLVDPNKKYAFFAFGGDGGTYDIGLQSLSGAVERGHKFIYIVYDNEGYMNTGNQRSGATPPGSQTTTQPVGKKLSGKIQLKKNIVEIMAAHENVYVATVSTSEPMDFFKKIEKALNFDGPSFIAAMSPCVRFWRVNDDKAVEISKLAVETGYWPLYEVERGVYRVTKKVKELKPVREFIEKQGRFRPLLKRPDADEIINELQEYVTSRWERLLALEEATKDKPIR, encoded by the coding sequence ATGGCTTTAAATATAATGCAACTTGCAACAATGTTTGCAGATAAACACCCTGGTATAACATCCGGTCACAGACTTTGTCCAGGTTGTGCTGCTCCAAATGTGGCGAAATTTGCCCTTATGACAGCAGAAGCACTTGGTTATACCCCAGTTGTTGGATTTGCAACAGGATGTATGGAAGTTTCAACTACAATCTACCCATATACAGCATGGAATGTTCCATATATTCACAATGCATTTGAAAATGCCGCAGCAACAGTTAGTGGTGTAGAAACTGCATATAGGGCCCTTTTGAAAAAAGGAAGACTTGTTGATCCAAACAAAAAATATGCATTCTTTGCATTTGGTGGAGATGGAGGAACATACGATATCGGTCTTCAATCACTTTCTGGTGCAGTTGAGAGAGGACACAAATTTATTTATATAGTATACGATAATGAGGGTTATATGAATACTGGAAATCAGAGATCAGGTGCTACACCTCCAGGCTCTCAAACAACAACACAACCAGTAGGTAAAAAATTATCTGGTAAAATTCAACTTAAAAAGAACATTGTAGAAATTATGGCTGCTCACGAAAATGTATACGTTGCAACAGTATCTACTTCTGAACCAATGGATTTCTTCAAAAAAATCGAAAAAGCATTAAACTTTGATGGCCCATCCTTTATAGCTGCAATGTCTCCATGTGTAAGATTCTGGAGAGTTAATGATGATAAAGCAGTTGAGATTTCAAAACTTGCAGTAGAAACTGGTTATTGGCCATTGTATGAAGTAGAAAGAGGAGTATATAGAGTAACAAAGAAAGTAAAAGAATTAAAACCTGTTAGAGAATTTATCGAAAAACAAGGAAGATTTAGACCTCTCTTGAAGAGACCGGATGCAGATGAAATAATTAATGAATTGCAAGAATATGTAACAAGTAGATGGGAAAGACTTCTTGCACTTGAAGAAGCAACAAAAGATAAACCAATTAGATAA
- the porA gene encoding pyruvate synthase subunit PorA, giving the protein MPEVKNRQAVTGAQAVANAMRQINPDVVAAYPITPQTPVVEYFAQYVADGVVETEMIPVESEHSAMSAVVGAAAAGARAMTATAANGLALMHEIVYIAASSRLPIVMAVANRALSGPINIHCDHSDAMAERDSGWIQLWAENAQEAYDLTLMAIRIAEHEDVRLPVMVNFDGFIISHGVEVVDFLDDEVAKKFVGEPKVMYPLLDTEHPVTHGPLDLYDYYFEHKRQQIEAMKHVEKVFKEVAEEFAKISGRKYDLLDKYKIDDAEYIMIALGSTAGTIKYTVDLLREEGHKVGVVKPQIFRPFPKNELQELLNGRKGVIVLDRAASFGAEAPLYEAVKSALYEVAVRPQIGSYVYGLGGRDIKIEHIRKAFEDAFSGNLIADEERYLGLRE; this is encoded by the coding sequence ATGCCAGAAGTAAAAAATAGACAAGCAGTTACTGGCGCGCAAGCAGTTGCAAATGCTATGCGTCAAATAAATCCTGATGTTGTTGCAGCTTACCCAATTACTCCTCAAACACCTGTCGTCGAATATTTTGCGCAATATGTTGCAGATGGTGTTGTAGAAACTGAAATGATCCCAGTTGAAAGTGAACACAGTGCAATGAGTGCTGTTGTTGGTGCAGCAGCAGCTGGTGCTCGTGCAATGACAGCAACAGCAGCAAACGGTCTTGCATTGATGCATGAAATTGTATACATAGCAGCATCTTCAAGACTTCCAATTGTTATGGCTGTTGCAAATAGGGCTCTTTCTGGACCAATAAACATTCACTGTGACCACAGTGATGCTATGGCAGAAAGGGATTCTGGATGGATTCAACTTTGGGCAGAAAATGCCCAAGAGGCATATGATCTTACATTAATGGCAATAAGAATTGCTGAGCATGAAGATGTTAGATTGCCAGTTATGGTAAATTTTGACGGTTTTATAATTTCACATGGTGTTGAGGTAGTAGACTTTTTAGATGATGAGGTTGCAAAAAAATTTGTTGGCGAGCCAAAAGTTATGTATCCACTTCTTGATACAGAGCATCCAGTAACACACGGTCCACTAGATCTATACGACTACTATTTTGAACACAAAAGGCAACAAATTGAAGCAATGAAACATGTTGAAAAAGTATTTAAAGAAGTTGCAGAAGAATTTGCAAAGATTTCAGGAAGAAAATATGATCTTCTTGATAAATATAAAATTGATGATGCAGAGTATATAATGATTGCACTTGGTTCAACGGCAGGAACGATTAAATATACTGTTGATCTTTTAAGAGAAGAAGGACACAAAGTAGGAGTGGTAAAGCCACAAATCTTTAGACCATTTCCAAAGAATGAATTGCAGGAATTGCTAAATGGTAGAAAAGGCGTTATTGTATTAGATAGAGCAGCATCCTTTGGTGCAGAAGCACCTCTATATGAGGCTGTAAAGAGTGCACTTTATGAAGTAGCTGTAAGGCCACAAATTGGAAGTTATGTCTATGGACTCGGTGGAAGAGATATTAAGATCGAACATATTAGAAAAGCATTTGAAGATGCATTTAGTGGTAACTTAATAGCTGATGAAGAAAGATACCTAGGACTCAGGGAATAA
- a CDS encoding 4Fe-4S binding protein, translated as MAELKGWKDIPIGGVIDKPATAKEYQTGTWRVIRPVHQPENCIHCMMCWLYCPDQAIVIEVVDGKPKMKGYNYYYCKGCGLCANVCPKTNDNLPEEKRAIVMKPETEFQD; from the coding sequence ATGGCTGAACTCAAAGGATGGAAAGATATTCCAATTGGTGGAGTTATAGATAAACCTGCTACTGCAAAAGAATATCAAACAGGTACATGGAGAGTTATTAGACCGGTTCACCAACCAGAAAATTGTATTCACTGTATGATGTGTTGGCTTTACTGTCCAGATCAAGCAATTGTAATTGAAGTTGTAGATGGAAAGCCAAAAATGAAAGGATACAATTATTATTACTGTAAAGGTTGCGGACTTTGTGCAAATGTATGTCCAAAAACAAATGATAACCTTCCTGAAGAAAAAAGAGCAATTGTTATGAAACCTGAAACGGAATTCCAAGACTAA
- a CDS encoding 2-oxoacid:acceptor oxidoreductase family protein, with translation MPAKYFEIRWHARAGQGAKSASQMLAEAALEMGKYVQSFPEYGAERTGAPMKAFNRVADEPILVHSSVENPDVVVIIDDTMLGQPMLTEGTDENTVFIVNTVKDIETVRQKLGAKGKVCTIAATDIALEEIKRGIPNTVMLGAIAKVTGIITLESVEQRIRKAFGKKFPEEIVEANVRALRRGFEEVKCNG, from the coding sequence GTGCCCGCAAAATATTTTGAGATTAGATGGCATGCAAGAGCAGGGCAAGGTGCAAAGAGTGCCTCCCAGATGCTTGCAGAGGCAGCTCTTGAAATGGGAAAATACGTTCAATCTTTCCCAGAATATGGTGCAGAAAGAACGGGAGCGCCAATGAAGGCTTTTAATCGTGTTGCCGATGAACCAATTTTGGTCCACAGTTCAGTTGAAAATCCAGATGTTGTAGTTATAATTGATGATACCATGCTTGGACAACCAATGCTTACCGAAGGAACAGATGAAAACACAGTATTTATTGTAAATACCGTTAAAGATATTGAAACAGTTAGACAAAAACTTGGAGCAAAAGGAAAAGTTTGTACAATTGCTGCAACAGATATTGCACTTGAAGAAATTAAAAGAGGTATTCCAAATACTGTTATGTTAGGTGCTATTGCAAAAGTTACAGGAATAATAACACTCGAAAGTGTTGAGCAAAGAATTAGAAAAGCATTTGGTAAAAAATTCCCTGAAGAAATTGTAGAAGCAAATGTTAGAGCTCTTCGCCGTGGATTTGAGGAGGTGAAATGCAATGGCTGA